taagattatagACAAAtgatattatccctaattaaaatacataattgGTGATGTATCAATTTCGTGGGTATTCCCAAAATCTCTAGACGAAAATATACTATtatctacaaaatattataattttgatgACGAACAAATTTGTCTTAGATGTTATACAATTGGAGATGAAAAATATCTCCGTAATTAATACAACTCTATTTAGTGACGAAATGCTAAGTCGTCGTTGTATACATTTAGTGACACGTGATTTAGGGACGAAAAAGTGACGAATTATTTTTGTCACAAAAATTCGTTTGTGATGAAATGTGAGTTTTAAGTGACAAAATCATGTCActaataatttaatttgttgtaGTACACATTTTATATGAATGGATTGTAATCCAATCCATTTTAGCTTAATCCATCTTTAATTCATCCAAATTCAATCCAATTCAATTCACTCATTTGCCACCCCTACGTCAACATACAATATTATAAGTTTATTGTAAAATTTGTATCAATCTTCGCATAAAAGTATATTACAATACACGAGACGTTAATACACACTTCTTCACTTATCTTACAAAATTGTACAAAAATTGATTTGTGTCCTATGAACGTCAACCCACGAAAACATCATCAAAGAGCTGAAATCTTCATTGAATAACTTCAAATTTTAACTACTTCAAAACAAGACACCAATGAACCTCAATCATCAAACAAGATACCAATGAACCTCAATCATCAATTTGTCAAAAATTTCAACAATCATAAAACTTATAAATGAGTTTTCAAGCTTTTAGAAACCCCAACAatagagttttaaatttttcacgTTACTTGACCAAAAATGTTTAAATCTATGACGATAAACATGAATATAAGTCTTAACAGTGTCTaagtaaagaaaatgaaaatgaaaatccCAAACTAAGAAATTATTGCCAATTTTCCAAGTATTCAATATTTATGCAAAAGGGGTAAAGAGAGTAAGATCTGAAAATATGGACTCATTTTTATTCTAAGTTCGAGTCAAGCACTATAGTGTGTAAAATCACTCTTCCCAATTGAATTTACATTCTTCCTCACAATCTTACATGATCTTTATAACTAAGGTAACATTTTGTCAATAAAAGAAACAGAAATATGTAAACCTACACTTCATTCTTCCAATTCGAGTTCAATAGTCGTAGACCAAGCCGCACAGTTGTATTGGTAGTTATGTACTAGTAAGACCCTGATGTTGCTCCCTACGTTGGTCTATGGAGCTTCTGATGATGACAAAAGAACAAAAGATGAAATCGTACAATGAGAATACTATCCATGTATAAGCAGCATGATTGGGGCATCCAAAGCCTGTATTATAGATTTCAACAACTGTATGTTAGGGAATACATATATACCATCCAGATCAAGGCTTCACACTACTTGGTCTTCTCTAGTAAAGATGGCGTAGGTTGACCAATCAATCAGAAAAAAGTGAGTAAGCCAGCCTTATCCACAAAGAGGGGCTTATGAAAATCTCAGACTAATAGAAATACTAAGTAAACTAGAATAAGGGTTCCTAATTAATATATTTGGATACAACGGATAGACATAGTACCTTTTTCAGTCAAGATAAACTTTGATGTCGATACCATTATCAATGAGGGACTGAACAACTGCTCTAATTTTCCCTTCAAATTTGTCCCTATCTCGAGGTGTATAAGAAGCGGTGTATACATCAGCCTCTCTTGCCCTGTCGGCCAAAATCTGTCCAACTGACAAGCATGCAGGAATATCACTTCGTGATTTGAGCACTGCCTTGATATCTTTGGAGTTTGTACCAGCTACTGCAACCTGTTTGCATGTAACTCTATGGGTGATTGATGCTGAAACAAAGCGCTTTGATATGAAAACATCAAGTGTGAACGGTTCCATGTACGCTACTGTCCGTTGCTTGAAAGAAACATGCTTGTTTGGGTTCTTCGATTTTTTCCCCTTCTGGTAAGTGTACGGCCGGCTATTGTCATCATCAATGAAATCTTCCACCCCGAAAAAGCTTCTAGGTGCTAAACCAGGCTGCCAAACAAAGCAACAAACATATTCAGGGGGGCACTATATCAAAAATATCTGGGTCCATCTATATAAGAAGCTATAAATCCAAGTAGAGATTTAGTTTGGTTGTTCATCACACATATGCCAAGCGCCATACTTAGAAAACATAAATGCAGGTAATTGTATGTGTGGAACCACATAATTTCACAGATGAAGAAGAACTTTTATCTTCTAACACTTGCTAAGGAATTACTAACATTTTATCAGTACAGCGGTTCTACAAGGACAAAAGAAACGCAATCACTTTACAATGTACATACACATCATGTGCTAGCACACTGAAGCACCACATCGTGATACTTGAATgctattttttctcttcttcacaTCCCTCTTATTCTGCAAAAATGCATGGAACAAAGGAGAACAGTTTTTGGTATTACAAAAAGCCCCATGCATTCATCAAAGGAGGAGGAACCCCACACTTCTAATATAAGCACAAGTGCACAACCGTGGCAAGGAAGTCACAAGTATACAAAGCAGTATGCGGGGCTGACATCAAGTGCTACACATATGGAGCCAACAATTTTTCACTTCTCTCTCATTCTCAAAAGACATTCCTTATCATTCTTTTCCCAGGTGAAAGAGTCATTCCTTATTTTTTAAGTGAACAACAGGAATCAGTTCAAGCTCCATTCCGAGGCAGCAAATGAATGATGGATTCAGATTTTTAATGTATTTGGTTTGTTTTAGATTTTGGTGAATATCCAATCTAAAAGCTTAAAGGATTTGTACTCCCATTCTACAATCTCTTCCCTTAACACAATCAAAACTTATCTTTTTCCTGAAGATGCAGAGCATGTCTGCTTTATTAATTATACAACTGTGAAAAGATAAAGCTCATTAAAGAGACATAATGTCAGAACTTTTTATTATAGCTAGTTTCTCTAGAGACCAAATTCACCCATTCATCTAGTCTGTACATCAATTCACTACAACCTTGTACGATATCACATACAGTTAACACTAAAAATGCTGAGTTTCTACTTTATTGGCTTGTTTTTCTCAATTAAGCAATCACATATACACATAACaagcatttatatatataatcatcctGACCACAGAAAGGAACAAACTGATTCTTCAACCAAGCGAAACCAACAATAAAGAATTCatttcaacaaaatggtggttgCCTCAAAATGCTTAATGTCCAAGGTATGATTATTCCATTAGATTATAAAATGCATAGCAAGtaagaaacaacaaaatattcTTTACAAATCAGAAACGGCCTACATTCTCAAGAACCTACTTTTGCAGTTTCACCTTTTCATAGTTGCATGAGTCTATTATACAGAGTATCTTCCCAGTTACTTAACACTATATGGAACATCTTTTCATTTAAATATGTCTTAATGAATATCAAAATACCACTAAGGCATACCTCTTTTGCCTTGATGTGAGATCTTCACAGTAATTACTCCACTTTTACATAGTTCAAAAATTTCTCAAACACCTCTGTACGTAACTCCATTATTCGAagtctaacaacaacaacatgctcagtgtattcccacatagtggggtcggggagggtaaagtatacgcagtccataccactacctccgaagaagtagagaggttgtttctgatagacccccggctcaggacaaaaaAGACAGTAAACAAAgccgtaataaaacatgaaacaagatgaaataacagaAATATTAAACGCACAGAGTAGTACTATACACTATCTAACCGAAAGCACACACCTCACCCAGACCCTCCGAACCAGAAACTCCAACCTACGTGCATAGCCCTATGACTGCTAGCATGGCTACACCAAAGCAATCCTATCTACTAGCTGTGACTCACTCACACGAACTAGCCCTCTAACCTAATTCGAGTCCTCCATACTTTCCTacctagggtcatgtcctccgtaagttaTAACTGCTcaatgtcatgtctaatcacctccctccagtatttcttcggcctacctctaacccgcctgaaaccatccatagccaacctctcacacctacgaactggggcatctgtgcccctctTCAAAGGATAAAactattcaaatttatttaatctCTAATTATATGCAACTGGCAAAACTAGATAATCAAACTTGGGATGGAAGGAGAACAATGTCGGTAAACGTAGATTTGTTAAAGAGTCTAGAGTCTCTTGAGAACAATAACTCTTGACGCACTTGAGCTTTTATCTCAATTTGAAATTGACACTCTGAAGCGACTGAGTTCAGTCCAACAAGCCTTTTATGGAACCAAGAAGGTCATACTGATTCCAATGTAATTTGTGGCATTCCTACAACAATAATCACCTGTCATCTTACCCCGAGAGACATTTGTATGGAGGTTACGATGCACTCTTATGCATTTGTTTTACATAAAGACCGTCTTTGTTTGACCAGTAGATAAACACACCACTGTTTAAACAAGAAAACTGGGAATTAACTAGTGGTTTAGCTTAGATTTAAATAGCTCATGCCCTATTGGAAAACCATTCAAGTCAACAAGGCAGAAGCAAAAATAATCGCTCTCTTTCCATCCAAAGTTATGTAATGCACATACAAAAATAGAAAGGTTACATGAAGTAGTAGCATCAAGACAAATCATTTTACCTTTGAAGTATGAAAGCCACTAATTTGCGCACATAGAGAAGGTCTCATCTTCAGAGCTCCTCGATCGCACAACATTTCAGAAACTAGTTTCAGCATACTCCCATATAAAAGAGACCTTCAATTGATATGCCAGAGTATTAGTTCGTTAATTCTAATACAGTCCCACAAAATAGATAAGCTGGGTTCCAGAATGCAACACACACATAGAAAATACACTCTCTATCCCAAATACACACTTACTTATTAACGATGCAATTAATTCCATTACAGAGTTTTTCCATCCacataattcaagaaaaaactcaAATCAACTAACAATTCAAATTTAAGTTGGGTTGTGGACAAAGCAAAATACATAAAGAGGATTCATACGGCCAAACCGAACTAGTTTGAAATTGACACTTAGTTGATTGAttagtatttgaatttaaaagttTGATTACGTAATTTTCTATTGAACAAACTTAATTCCTTTTATCGGTAATTAATGAGAATTTCAATGTTAGTACTTAGTAGGGTCTTTATGGGCAATCAATTACTCATTGGCTGCCCACCTAAAGCCTACCAATCGTTCTTCATCACATTTATAATATAGAAAAACTCTACTTCTTAAATTCCACGTTCAATGCAACACGAAATGGGACACAGGGAACAGAAAGTGAATAACACTAATATCAATATACTCGCACTCATCTGTTTCATTTTAATTGAAACATGTTGACTTGACAATctgttaagaaaaaatatttattcggGGTTTATTTTATCTAAATTAAACTTACTACTTAtacattgaaaaaaaaaattgactactaatattttatatagttatttaatgatGAAATAGTATTGGAAGAAAATGATAGATTTCATAAATTGGATAAGTAAATTGAAACAACTATCTTTAGTAAGAGCCGattaaaatgaaaaagggatTATTAAAATGCATTAGCAGTAAAACAAGAAGTTGGTATTAGTGAGGCATTTCACCAAACAGCTGGCAGACATACACCAACCAAATATTTCGTCAACTATAACACTAACTTAGATACATCAAAATGATAAATCAATGAAGATAGAACAAGCGGAACGCAATGAAGGACAAAGTTTTGATAATTAATTGTAGACAGAAGAAGAACATATCACCTTTCCATGCAATGTCACCGGTTTCTTTTACTCCTCTTCCTCAAAGAAGGAAAATTGTCCTAaactgttttgtatgtatatttattGAAGAATAGGCTGAAAGGCCCATCTGAAGTGGGCCGTTTTTTAGTACTGTCAGGGTCTTGATTCCTGGTTAAGGTGGGGTCTCGAGTCTCATGTTCCGAGATCAATATTGAGACTCTACGGGAAATTACATGGATCACCTAAGTAAGCGGCTTTGGATTTTTGATAGAAAAGTCTTTACACTATCCTTTATGTATAgtgtaaatataatttttgtgcttaaatatttttaagcttttcattctcatttatctctcaacttctcttttaattttatttttaaaaaaaaaattatcttaactttttttttttaattcattggtCTTAatctttagttttaaattttttttacttttttatcatttctcaatttttctttttatttttctcaaactttatttttatttttatttctcatgtttgtttttctcaatcttttttctttactttttttgttatttattcttctcttttctcttagcctttattttttttcttatctttttttctcaatctttttttttatttctctatttttttgttatttttttcttttttctcaacctctattatattttactaataaataaaaagttgataATCCGTAAAGAAATCTTTTTTTGTGGACATCAAAGCAAATTGAAGGGCATGACTTGTTGTTAAGAAGTCCTTTGGGATAAGCCTTGCCTCTAAgataaaaattatagaacaactcataaatcaagacacaatatggtagtgtcaagtcttgcttgtggagcataacttcttgtttgaaaatccttgagttaagtcttacttctaagacaatagttatagaacatttcataaatcaagaaacaacgtggtagtgtcaacacttgtccATTGGGTGTAACTTATTCTTTTGGGAAGTTCTTGGGCTAAGTCATGTCTTAGAGGAAAGAttaatagagcatcacataaatcaagacataatatgatagtattaactcttgtccatggggcataacttgtcggttaagtcttgcctctaaggcaagagttatagaatatctcataaatcaaaacacgagATGATAATGTCAACTTTTTCCCATGGATCATAACTTgatgtttgaaagtctttggatTAATTagtgcctctaagacaagagttatagaacatttcataaatcaagacataatgtggtagtgtcaactattacccatgaggcataacttgttgtttgaaagtccttaatttataaaatatctcataaatcaagacacagtATGATAGTATTCAATCTTGTctgtggagcataacttgttgctTAAAAGTCTTTGGGATAAgctttgcctctaaggcaagagttatagaatatttcataaatgaaaacataatggggtagtgtcaactcttagccatggggcgtaacttattgtttgaaagtccttgggctaagtcttgccttcaaggcaagatttatagaatatctcataaatcaaaacacaaagtggtaatgtcaactcttctTCATAGGGCACGACTTGTTGCTTGAAAGCCCTTGGtttaagtcttgtctctaaggaaggagttataaaacatctcataaatgaatacACAATGTagtggtgtcaactcttgctcatggggcataacttattgtttgatggtccttgggCTGAGTcgtacctctaagacaagagttatagagcatttcatatGTAAAAAACACAGtgtgttagtgttgactcttgcccaatgtacgtaacttgtttgaaaattcttgggataagtcgtgcccctgaggcaagagttgtagaacatctcataaatgaagacataacgtgctAGTATCAACTCTTGTCAGTGTGGCATAATTTGtcgtttgaaagtccttgagctaagtctttcctctaaggcaagagttatagaacatctcataaataaagacataatgtagTAGTATCAATTCTTGCctatggggcataatttattgtttgaaatttcttgagctaagttttgtctctaaggcaagagttgtggaatatctcataaataaagacataaagtggtagtgtcaactcttgcccactcttgctcgtggggcataatttgttgtttgaaagtccttgatatAAGTCTTGCGTCTAAGGCAAGAGTTCTAGAACATCTcgtaaatgaaaacataacgtgatagtatcaactcttgcccatggggcataatttatcgtttgaaatttcttgagctaagtattgcctctaaggcaagagttgtagaatatctcataaataaagacataacgtggtagtgtcaactcttgtccgtggggcataatttattgtttgaaagtccttgagctaagtcttgcctctaagacaagagttgtagaacatctcataaatgaagacataacttgatagagtcaactcttgcccatgaaacgtaatttcttgtttgaaagtcataagtcttgcatctacaatgtggtagtgtcaactcttgctcatgcgacgtaacttgattggaagaaattgaagaaaagaaaaaaagaaaaattgcgaaaaaaaagaaaaatattagaaaagaaaaaaaatcaaagaaaataaaaaagaaaaataaagaaaatatagaagttgagggaagaaaagaaaaaaaataaaggttgagaaaaaaataaaaaaaagagacaaaataaaaataaagattgagaaaaatttaaagagaaaaaaataaaaataaaaataaaaaggagaaaaaaaaatagaagttgagagaagaaaaggaaaaaaaatgtaaggataaagaaaactaaaaaataaaaaataaataaaataaaataaaataaattaggagaaaggaaaaaaaagtaaagattgagaaaaactacaaaaaaagagagaaaacaacaataacaataaacccagtatattcccacatagtggggtctgggaagggtagagtgtacgcagttcatatcgttacctctaaagaagtagagaggcataaaaaaaaattaaaattaaaataagataaaaaagaggaaaaaaataaaagttgaaagataagtaaGTATGgagttgtttaaaaatatttgagacaTTGAGGGGCAAATAGATAATTGTGATGTATAAAAAAGAAGGGAGGCTAGTTTTATAAAATCATTCTTTTGCGGGACAAGAAAACAAAGCCACCCATTATAAGGGTCATTTATATAGTTTACCTGAGACTCTATTCTTGAATGTTGGGTCAGGGTCAGATGGACCATTTTAAAAGGTTGGGTCATGTTGGGTGGGTTATGAAATTATCTTCATCAAGTATTTACATTCaatcaataaataataacatgTGTCATTTTCTTTAACTATGATTATCAATACTTATTCATAGCTAACTAGTGAACAGATACATGCTTCGCATAATAATTAAGCCCTTATATTTAAAGAATGACCTAATAACGATTTTTATTAGATTGACATATTTTCATGTTAGGTTGTGAGAtgtcatatatatttatttttaattattgatacttcaaggaaaaataaataaattgagacGCTTAAGTATGAAAATCGAGTGATATAACATCCAAATTAGAGAGAACCGaa
The Capsicum annuum cultivar UCD-10X-F1 chromosome 6, UCD10Xv1.1, whole genome shotgun sequence DNA segment above includes these coding regions:
- the LOC107873480 gene encoding uncharacterized protein LOC107873480 isoform X2, which gives rise to MESMLKLVSEMLCDRGALKMRPSLCAQISGFHTSKPGLAPRSFFGVEDFIDDDNSRPYTYQKGKKSKNPNKHVSFKQRTVAYMEPFTLDVFISKRFVSASITHRVTCKQVAVAGTNSKDIKAVLKSRSDIPACLSVGQILADRAREADVYTASYTPRDRDKFEGKIRAVVQSLIDNGIDIKVYLD
- the LOC107873480 gene encoding uncharacterized protein LOC107873480 isoform X1 is translated as MERSLLYGSMLKLVSEMLCDRGALKMRPSLCAQISGFHTSKPGLAPRSFFGVEDFIDDDNSRPYTYQKGKKSKNPNKHVSFKQRTVAYMEPFTLDVFISKRFVSASITHRVTCKQVAVAGTNSKDIKAVLKSRSDIPACLSVGQILADRAREADVYTASYTPRDRDKFEGKIRAVVQSLIDNGIDIKVYLD